From the genome of Salvia miltiorrhiza cultivar Shanhuang (shh) unplaced genomic scaffold, IMPLAD_Smil_shh original_scaffold_478, whole genome shotgun sequence:
TTTTATTCACATAGCGTAGAACAATACCCATTTGCTCTTTGACAGACACATCCCGACATTCATCAACTAATATGGCAAAAAAATCATTACCAATATCATCAATGATAGCTCTAGTAGTCTCAACTGCAATTGCATTTATGATATCTTTCTGAATGTCAGGTGATGTAAGTTTCAAATTTTCAGGAGCATTCTTCAATACAACATTAGATATCTCTTTGCTACAAGAAGCCAAAAGTTTCAAAAGCTCCATAAAATTGCCTTGGTTCAAAGATTCTTCTGACTCATCATGTCCTCGAAAAGCCATTCCTTGCATAAGGAGATAGCGGAGACACTTTATTGATGCATCTAATCTAGAGCGATAATCAATCTGTGACTGTTTAGATACTCTAGAAAGTGTCACCTCAATATGTTGGGCTTGATTCATCAAATCTTGACATGCCAATCTACATTTATTATGATCACTATTAACCTCTCCAACATGATCTCTCAATCTATCTTTCTTGCGCCAAGTACTAAACCCTCCAGATATAAAAGCATCATGTCCTTTTTCGCTATTACCCGATGAAAACAAATAACAATATAAGCAAAAAGCAACATCTTTTGCAATACTATATTCCAACCACATCTTGAATTCATCAAACCAAGCTGAAACAAATTTTCGCTTTCTATTGGCCTCTATCTTCTGTGGAAAATCATGATTACGCGGTTGACATGGACCTTTTAATAAGTAAGCTCTACGCACCTGCTCGATCATGTTTGGAGGATAGCTCATTATGTTAGGTCGTAGTCCCGGATCACTTGGCAGATTTAATAAATCAACCACTTTTGAAGATGGTTCAGGTTGAAGATCAACTTCAATATTCACTTGTGCTGATGTTGCTCCAGGCTCAACATGTGTAGTAGGACCATTAACCGTTGAAGATGAACCATCTACACTTGTTGAAGGTATGTGATGAAAATACCGTTTCATTTTTACTACGTCCTGtcaatataaaacatatatttcaatcaattaaaagaaataattgaaaataggAACTGAATTCTTAACATACTAAAAAACATTCAATCTGACATCTTAAGAAAAACAAGCATTTAATCCCAAGGTCCCCAACTACTGCTAGTCTGCTACATATGAAACTTAAACAAAATTCGCCATTCAAATCAAAGCACTAGCGCACTATCATTACTAAATTAGGAGGTTATTCAAATTAAAGCTTAATAATAAACACTACTGCACTACTACCCCCAAATCAAACTACCATTCAAATTCAGCCATTCTCATTCTATTCGGCGGCTTCGGCccatttaattaatcaaacaacAAAAGTCACCAAGTTTCAAATATGATTCAAATTCAGGAGGAGGTCGAATATGATTAAACCAAATTAAAGATGCATTTGAGCTTTTCTTCAACCAAATTAATTAGTTACCGAACTTACCTTCGTGGAAGACAGTGAGCGACGCGGCGCGGCGATGTCGACGGCGGTAGAGAGACAGGTTGCCGGTGAAAATCGAAGCCAGCGGAACAGGGGCGGAGCCAAGGTGGGAGCAGCCGAGCTTTTCAGTAGGGTGCgctaaaaaaaaagaagaagaaacacGCTAGGGCTGGAATGAAacagagattttttttaaaaaattaatataacatatatatttattttaatttttattaatatatgtaaaattaccaaaatacccctgcgaaattttcaaaattccaGGGGGGTCCAGTGACCCCACTGCCCCCCCTTGGCTCCGCCCCTGGATTATGATATGTACGAGGTGTATGCAGTTTGGACATAACACATGTACTTGTAAGAACGAGACCGTAGAGAAGCAATCACAAGTGCAAAAAAAAACGAGGCAGGCCACTTAAAGCAAAGAACACCCAAGAACAAAACAAGGAAAAATGATCCACATCTTCTGCCCAAAAGAAAAGGTTGCTACTAAAGAAAGAGCTATAGCAAGGAAAGGTGTCGGAACTAtagtattttcaaaaattggaaACATATACTACAAGGTAACAATTTAGTATCtgttactccctctgtcccccaaacatctttctaagggaggatgacacgaattttaataaaagttagttgtgtatttgataaGCGGAGAATGGgtcacaaaaagtgaaattgcaAGAgtaatagttagtgaaagtggagaatgagtcccacaaaaagtgaaattgtaagagtaaataattagtgaaattgttttcaaaaataagtTAGAAAGATGTTTTGAGAATgtaccaaaatagaaagagagaaagacgattgagggacagagggagtatcattttttaGTGAGTAACATGTCAGATTATTTAATGAATAAAGCTAACATAACATTCATAATTTAATGACAAAAATTATCTACTCGAGGAATTCGTTTTGTCAACCCAAACACAACAAGATCGAATAGTTGATCAATGTCTATGATCTCATCTACAGAAGTTCCCACATAAGAAAGTAGACCATGACGAAGCTTTATGCTTAtcaagacttttgtctatcttttGTAATAACCTATAATGTTTATCATACTCTGTTGTCATTTTTGTCTACCCTTTTGTATGGTGAATTCAAACAATGTGATATTTTGAAACAGTTCAATGCAATGGTTTCAATCTACATTACTCTTCTTTCATGCATAATATGACCATCACTATATTGGATCATTCATTACATAACAAAACATCAAAAAGTACAGGGAATAACATCCTTCATTACAAAATATGTAATCCTTCATTACATAACCTAGCATCTTAAAATTACAGGAGTTAACTTCCTGAGAATTACAAGAGTTAACTTCCTTAATTACAAAACAAAACACCAAAAGAAACCTGAAATGGAGATAACAACCTATTCCCTTGAAAAAACCTACACATTTTAACATACTACTTCCAAAATACTGCTCACAAAATGAAGAAACAAACCACCGTGAATTTGATTAGCTTAATCTGGAAGGTCTTCTTTCGCAAATCAGTCGttaaattattgatttattcttCAAAACTATCTCTTTCACGATGAACTTTATTGATATACCATTTCTGGAATTATGACATTTCCGGATCAATCCACTCAAAGAATTTGCAGTCAAGTATATGTAGAACTTAGGAAAAAAAGTTGTTATGAATCATAATTTTTTTGACTccacctttatacaacgaaatTAACTTGAACCCTAAATAGACCTTGCGATCATATCCATAACAATAATAACGTCAGAACGGATTCGTCGGCATCTTCGACGACAAAATCACTGCAGGCAATGAACACTTACACATCTTCTACGAATTTGTGTCCCAGCCGATTATTTTGGTCAAGCTCTCCATTGATGAATTATGCTCCATCGGCACCTGCAGAATCTTCAATTTACCTAAATGCTCAATATGTTTTGTTCAATCTCATGCAAGAAATGACAAATTCAAGTAGAATTTGGTAAATTCGAGTAGAATTTGGTAATGGAGGATTTGAGGAGATGaacccaaattttattttagaaaacaCGCACAAGAACGTCGTTTCTATTGGAAATACGACTATGTCATTTTATTAATTTCCGGCGTATTCACGTCGGCAAAATTTGGCTCCAGGTGTGTTCGATTTTTGCCAGAAATGCGCTTCATGAGAAAATTAGGAAAAAACTGATAATTGATGATTTTAAATCGAAAGTTCAAAGATTGtgggaagaaaaaaaatgaaaaatgaccaattttcttgaatttagaggtaattaaccctaaaataaatcaCATTTCACTCCTGAATCCATAACAAGCTTTAATATGCAAGTTAAATAAATCACCGCTGTACTGAgccaaaaatgacaaattatgatTTGTATATTTAATAATACGAATTTTAGTAAGATAATAAAAATAGCAGTATtatcaaaaactttaactgagaTAGCATGTACGGATCATAATGATCCTTGATCAGATCAGTAGATCAGATGGCGACTCATTTTCAATTGGTAAAAGTCTATTATCATTTACAATATGATGTTTAAATCGCAAATAACTTGGTCTTTACAAATAAGATGCTTGACAGATAAGTTAGATGCGAAGAAACGCAGCTTGGATAAATTTAAAGTTTGAGTGGCTCAATGAGCAATTATATTAGTCTCCATTGAAACAAGTGTAGGAGAAAAAACATTGAGGATGGAAAAGGGGGCGACATAGGTGGGAGTTGAGACAAGAGGAAGGAGTAGCGCcgaatattaatataagtaaTAACTAAAAAATGATGGTCAAAGTGAATTGGCAGTTGTTAACAAGTGTATAAATAATTGGAAGTCAAAGTGGAAAGTA
Proteins encoded in this window:
- the LOC131004971 gene encoding uncharacterized protein LOC131004971 — protein: MKRYFHHIPSTSVDGSSSTVNGPTTHVEPGATSAQVNIEVDLQPEPSSKVVDLLNLPSDPGLRPNIMSYPPNMIEQVRRAYLLKGPCQPRNHDFPQKIEANRKRKFVSAWFDEFKMWLEYSIAKDVAFCLYCYLFSSGNSEKGHDAFISGGFSTWRKKDRLRDHVGEVNSDHNKCRLACQDLMNQAQHIEVTLSRVSKQSQIDYRSRLDASIKCLRYLLMQGMAFRGHDESEESLNQGNFMELLKLLASCSKEISNVVLKNAPENLKLTSPDIQKDIINAIAVETTRAIIDDIGNDFFAILVDECRDVSVKEQMGIVLRYVNKKGCVIERFIGLVHVSDTIATSLEKGIDSLFSTYGLSISSLRGQGYDGASNMRGEFSGLKTLILKRNPNAYYVHYFAHQLQLTIVVVAKKHIIVGSFFNTISRLCNVVGGSCKRRDMLRESQREKIMEGIASDEIKIGRGLDQEMGMKRPGDTRWSSHYGTLINLIHLFTSVVDVLEYVGANGTDDSQKSEAMDLLDVISRFEFVFVLHLMKKILGITHDLSQVLQRKEQDIVNAMRLVNVAKTRLQAMRDKEWEMMLTDISKFL